The genomic DNA CCCATCGGTTGTGAAGCAGTCTGTAACAGCTTGAGTGGAAACTGACAATAGGAAACCAGCAGTACTTCTGGTGCTCAGACGCTGGATATGTGAGCCCTCTCATGTACAGCACTCGCATCTTCTCTCTATTCACTGAATCTAATGTCTGTCAGTAGTTGGTGGTTGTGGACTGAGTAGTCGCTGTACATTCCAGTTTCATGGGATCTGCAGGTCATCTATGTGCATGTTGTAACTGTTGTTATCTGTGACGTGTTTTTCTAGTCCTACAGTTCATCATTCCAGTCATCACAAATCAAAGCCATCTATCAAaaatatagataaatatatCTTTAATATATGGCTTTGGCTCATTTTAGAGTCACtcttgctaaaaaaaaaaagaagcaaaagtAGGGGCCACAGTGCACAAAGGTGCCTCAAACACACCtcaaagtcatttttttcagCTTCAGTGTCGCAGCTGTTTCACTGGCTTCTCCACCAGAAACAGTTCACTGAGGAAGACTTTCCATTGCCACTGTATGCTGCAAGGATCTCAGTCCAGAGGTTGTGGGTCTGCTATAGGCATAGTGTGCAGGACCTCGTCCAGTAACTGTAGAGCTCTGTGCAGGTGGATCTCGATCCAGCAGGGGGTCTCCTTGATGCTCTGACGGGGGTAGTCGGGCCCCCAGCCTTTAACAAAACTCATCCTGAGAATACACAGCCTCCGGAGGTCGTCCACCCCGATACCGGCTGCTGCTGACAGACCTGAGAGgacgggaggagagagagcgccAATCAGGTCAGTGGGATGCTGCATATGTGTCATAAACAATGGATTCAAATCTGCACGAATATTCAAGTGAATTATATTAAAATCAAGATTAAAACAACTAATTAAGTGTGTCTCAAGTGATTCCTATTAACTcaagctgaaacaattagtcgattgaAAATGAATCGGAAATTGCCAATCATTTTGATTTTATCTCAATAGCTTGAGTCAATCTTTAGGCAAAAATTCACTAGTTACAGCCtcgaaaataaaaatatttgccGGTTTTCTGAGGCTTtgatgacagtaaactgaatatctttagacCGAAGCTATCTGAATATGTCAAACTGAGCActatttttggacatatttaaAAGACCAAATGATAAAGTGATTAATCAGGAAAATTCCTGTCAGATTAACTGATCATGAaaatagttgcagccctactatcAACTACTTGTCTCTGATAAAAACATTGCATTTCAGCATTTAGAGGAAAACACTAAATGCAAACGTTCAGCTTTGGAGCAATGAAGCAAATATAAGCACATTTATCATCCAGTAGGAATCAATATGCCTTAAAAAATAGTAGCGTtaaaattaaacattatggccgtTCCTACACTTCTCCAACCCTGTATGCAGTTCATACAGATTGAGTATATAGTAAgcagtatgttagtatgtgATTTCCAACACAGCATATGCGTGAATGTGCATCTGTATTAGCAGTTAGAGTCTCTTACTAATAGCTGGAGCTATTCCTCCAACGGATCCAGGTCCAGGTATATTTCCGGCCACGGCGGCTGCTTGGGCTGCGGCTGCTGCTTGAGCCGTAGCAGCCTGCTGTTGCATCTGTCTGTGGCACTGACGGAGGTCAAACACCTGGCAGGAGAGAAGACACTTTAAACACTGTTCAGCAGCAAATAGTCCCCGCACAGGAGAAATGTAAATACCGCCACAAGCTGCCATTCAGGCAGCGCCTCAGTATGAGCTGGGCTGTGTCCATGAGAGACAGAAGTGGAAAAGATGGGAAACTGTGGCAGTGTGGGGAACATTTTATGTGACATACACACAGCTACTGTATGAAACCAATGTAAAGGGTAGAATGTCTGAGGAGACTGCATGGAAAGGGATGTTTGGAGCTTGCAAATAGCATTTTATGAAACGTCAACCCTGAGATATGTCCTCTTTTTACAGTCCAATAACCCGTGTGCTTACCTTGATGTAAGCACTGGGATAGATTTTGTGGACAGCGTCTCCAGGGGCTCGGCCCGCCTCTCTGTCCAGGTAGTAACTCTGAACAAAGACTGCGTGGTCACTGAGGCATCGTACCCACACATCGCCCTCGCCCTTACACTCCAGCTGGACCCCTTTACCAATGTGAAGCcttggagagaggagagaggccaGGAGGGGAATAAAGGAAACAGGGAAAGAATATGAGTTATGATAGTGCCAATGTGTTTCACGTCACAGTTGCCCTAAATGTTTATCACATCTTGTGCATtgttgtgaacatatgctggtAGAATAACAAATCAAAGGGCTCCTCATGAAACGTACAGCGCCACAAGTGGTAAAAAAGAAGATTGACTGACGTGTCAAGTTACACGATTAGTCGgttgagtgttggagtttcctcattggctgttgctttttcaaaatgaaaaggcgggcaACATCCCGTTATGAGAATGAGCCCCTCTggctcacaaaacttggaccaagctgtcaaactaggcgatctagttctaaaatgaaaccagattaagcggtggcatagcctatttctcgcttaaaatgttttcagaagtagattttggtgcattgtttagacggaataacagaaagtttgcgAGCAGGCCACCATGttatttcctgtttgaaacgtcACTGCTAGAAagggccagttgagtggagcggCGCGTCTTCTAGTGTCCTTgccagacctggtggacatgtaccactagatttaacattatagacatgaccactgactatttgtgtgaCAAttcagccacaaattcacagacagaccatacacggtccagccatatactcggttttgaccgagtcgtATTAAATAAACGGGAAGGAATGAAAGGAACCAAATGTAAAGAAGGTGTTGTGTCATCTTGGATCAACATGTGCCTCTGAGCTTTCAACTGATGTGTTGATGGTACTCATGTTATAGTACGGTGTCTCAAATGGGTAGATATACAGTTAATCTTCAACCAAAACACAGATATGGAAATGCATTTTCCTTAAATATTTTTGGATAATTATATCTGCATCAACGTACATCTAAAGATACCACCAGTGACAAAATGTCACATGTTGTTTGCTTTTATTATAGAAGATGGTTTCTtgttcaaatgtaaaaaaaaaagctttctcTATTTTAAAATGCCATGTTATTTCAGAGAGTTCATTAGCAGTAAGGTTTTAACTGTTTTACTCTACATATTGAGGGTAACTGGGTCCCCTACCTTGCTCTCTCAATAGCCTCAGTGCGATGTACGTTGCTGAGCTGGCCCAAACAGAAACGGTCTCCTCCTGACGGGTCGACGTAGCCATCAACCGTCACGATGGGGCAAGAGGAGGGCACCTTAAACGTCTCCCCGACCTGAACGTCCATCTCGAAATAGGCAATGGAGCACCAGTAGTCAGGAGCTGAAACAGAAGAGAGAACCTGATGTCAGTGGTTTTAAGTCATGAATGGAAAATGCTCCTCATCAAGGTAATATTAAACTTTTGTGACTTTTGTTTTCAAATTATAGATATGAGATTAAGACAACCaagtaacattttcatttgATAACTTGCTGAAACCATCATtcaaaaatgatattttgaATCAGTTTGTTTAACTTAAATAATTTCAACACTAAAAACTACAGCAGTTTTGATTAACTGCCATAAATTTGCCATTTTGACAATCAAAGGTTGACACCGAGGCAATCAAACTGAGCATATCAACACAGCTTTATGTCTTATCTAGTCTCACACTTTTAGAAGCAGTTGAAAAGCCTTTAGCCAGGATGATAGCCAAAAAGGGCAGTACTCTGTGAATACAATTTTGGGCAAAAATGTGCAAAGAAAGATGTACTGTTCACTCAGTTTTCTAATACAACAGACCTAAATTCTCTGTCCAGGGTTTATGTACTTGTGGATTGTGTGTTCTCACCTGGATGATTGGATATAGGAGGCTGAAAGGCGAGCTCATTATGTACTGGCCctgagagaaacacagagagagtaaTGGCAGCGATTACAAACTTtgcaaaaaatgtaattcaagtATGCAATTTTGTCCGTGGATTAAGTTACAGCTGTAGTGACTTACAGTAGTGTGTCGGATGTGGCATAGGAGGGTGATGCTGTAGATGGCCGTTGGTGTGATGGGGGATGTTGGGGGTGAAGTTGCTGTTCCTAGACCAGGTTGCGCTGGCACCTGAGGAGAAAAGGAGAACAGAAGTCAGAGATCCACAGATGGAACGATTAAAAAGTACACAAATCTGCTGCTGTTGCAATAATTCACAAAACAGAAGCAGAAAATGTCTTAAATATGAATGATTTCAAGTGAACATGTCCAAAACCATTCTCTTTCTGAACAATGTAAGAAAGAATGGTTGGCTGTCAATTACAAACCAgagttattatagtaaactaaaatgaaaataagcagggaaaaatatttttattaaactgaaactaaataaaaaatatatacttataGAAAAACTAATTTTGTATTCGTATTTTGTACGTATACGTAGCTACATACTTTTGAGATATTATACCTGGCCccgacaaaaacaaactaaaactactgtaaaactaaatatataaaaactaaactagAACTAGCAagacactctgaaaactaaaacaaaactaaaatgaaatcgaacattcaaaattaaaataaaaactaattgaaaattctaAACTATTATAACGTTATTACAGACACAGACATGAGgacaaacaagcacacacaggGATATTTTACAACTGTATCTTACTGCCTGATCCAGCAGCGATGGCGGGGAAGGATGACGTTGAGGCCGAGGTGGAGGCCTCAGCGGGCGGGAGCAGGTTTGGGGTCGCAAATGGTTCAGAGGGGGCCGGGCGGCCGGCGGATGGGGGGTGCTGGATGGTCTGGATGGAGTGACCTCCGTCGATTGAGGGCAGACTCTGTGGTCCATCAAAATCGTACTCATCCTTAACCATCAGTGCAGAGCTGGGACCGGTTGTCAATGTCAGTCCTGATAAGTCTGTGGACCAAGGAAAAGGATGGAGAGGTGGAACAGGTTACTGACAATGTTAACTTCTTATCTGCACTGCTAAAAAAGAATCCCATGTGATACAGACTAACTAAAATAGGCATCTACAACAAAGGGAATATCTAAACAGGCACATGCACAATGCAATGCCACTTAGGGAGTTTTCACATATAGTCCTTTTTAAACGAATCAAACTCAGTCCTCTTAAAGTGGACAAACAGAAAGAGGACTCGAAAGAGGACTCATTTCTCTTTCTGGTCCACTTAAGCTCTGATGGTGCCTCAGTTCTCTTCCTGTTCACACTATAGTTTCTCTGGAGCTCAAACCcacatagttttttttacttgagCGCGGCGCTTGCTGTGCCGTCCTAATGAAATAAATTCATTAAGCCCATAAACGTCTGTGTGGCGTATATGGAACGGTCCGTTACACCACTAGTCGATAGTGAGATTAcatccaaacacattttctatcataCCCGGGACGCCGTTAGCCTTGACCCTCGACGGTACATACGGTAGACTAcctgtggtactgtagaaaaacgagtacagTCACATTTTCATGGCATCGACTTTGTACCGAAGAAtcagttctcgtgacatccctaaagcGAACATGGAGCGCTTTGTGTTCACATTGCACAGGTTAAGCGAAAAGCAACGCAGACTTGAAGCGGACCGTACTCAGACCACCTCACGAAAAGGTCTCAGTACGATTCGTTTCAGAGGGGTCTGGGTTCTTTTGGAGTGTTCACATATGCGCAAAAAATGCTGACTAATTGCTTTGAGTTCGTTTGGAGGGCTGAAAGGGACcaagtgtgaaaacacccttaAACTTCAGGGAAAGTTACATTAGTTGAATGATTTTAGGTGAAGCTACAGGATTGCACCAGTAATTCTGCATGTTTTAGCCCTTAATCTAACTGTGTTGCAGACTTATTATTAAAACTGTGTTTACATTAATTTCCTCCTTTAAAAGGCAACTTTTGGTCTCAGCTCACTTGAGTATGCTAAAACAGAACTGACACTGAATTTCTTCCTTCCTGTTACTCACCTATGCCAGGAGACACCACTCTCTCATAGTGATAGGGGTTGACACACACATTGTCACACTTGAGGTCAAAGGCAAACTGGCAGTATTTGACATGCTTCAGTTCATTCTTATGCAGGTCAGGCCACCGCCACAGCCGGGCATAGATTACATGAGGGAAGCCTTTACGTCCAGCCACCtgggaacaacaacaacaacaacagggagaaaaaaatacaagaaaacagAGTTAATTCATTTGCAAACTCACTGAGATCAAACGTATTGCTTAAAAATGGCTTCAATGGTGAATGATCCAGATAACTGTATGGCCCTACCTGCAGCCGTCCGTCCAGTGTCCTCTGTATGGTCACACACTTGCTGGGATGGGCCCCATTGGTGGTGATCGCTGTGATGAGGGAATCAAGCTCGTCTTTTTTCTCCTTCAGCTTTTTCACCAGGCTCTCGATCGCCCGCTTGGCAAACGTCTCGCTCTCACCACCCTGTCTGTGACACATCAGGCTGTGCACAATGCTCAGGCAGGCATCGTTGCTGGTAGGCGTGTTGGTGATGGACATCTTGACTTCTGTGTCCGACTGCACTTtctgacaatatatatatatatatatatatatatgttgttgaCACAGTTTCACTTAATCAGGAAGCCGGAGCAGACACAATCGTCACAGCAATTCAGCTGTAGTTGAGGCAGATGTGTGACCACAAACCTCTCAGCATCAGGAGGAACGGAGACAAGATCTGAAATAAAGAGGACAACGTACAAGTTTTCAATAAAACTGTTTTGAGAGGTGATGATTCAACTgtggctgtagtttgtggtgctgttagggctgcacaattaaatcGAATATTAAATCGCGATTACAATTTTGCCGTCTTACAATTAACGTCCCACAATTAATTGAGCATGATcgcctgcgatattgacgtttaaaatgtgcgttctgctcatagaaaactgctgcatatcaaatcaagcagcagttcctaaactaacagccagccaccagccggtgatcgagatgttttggcttcacttttgagtatagatattatctatacaaccagtgtgtttatgtttaaatcaagAGCAAaaaattgtttatctagctcTTCATGTTGCTCCAGAAGTGCACAAGATTgtagcatttaactttaaagctTAAGTAGGCAATTTTTGTTGGCATCATTTGccaaaaagtccataataacctttcagcatagtgtaattcaagtgttctaagagaaaactagacttctgcacctcatcatgtctgttttcaggctttagaaaatctagcctgtgatgggacactttggccaatcacaggtcatttcagagagagagcgttcctattggctgtgctctggctggtgggcggtgcttggtatttccttaactgatctcaacatggctgccagatCACaatcttttctcattttaaagctaaacagtacacagatgccattaggagcactggaggacacagaggcacagtgaccgttttttaaaatcatatttactcaatttctacccactgcagctttaatattactgctgcattaatgtgtatattgcattttaactcctttatatcttGTTGAgtagtttaatctgcagcaatgcatcatattctatagggtcatcatatgtttgtagcaTCACTGTCACAAATCTAATTCTATCAaaattgtgatctcaatattgatcacaataatcgtgcagccctagcgTGCTGTTGAGTTGTATAACATTATAAAGAGAGGACTTTCTAATATTCTGTCCACCTcaatgaatacaaatattaaaCAAAAACTTAACATTATAACCAACATGACAGATGGATTTAGGTatttattgcagggctgttGTATTAGATGGCATAAGTTGTAGCTGCAGGTGTAACTTATCTAATAAAAAGTGTACAACTGACCAAGAAAGGTGTTTTAAATATAGGCTGGATACTACCTCCGTGTTTGAGTTAATGCCATGGTGCTATTGTGCTGTAATGTTGAGTAAATCCGGATGACAGATTAACTTCCTAACCGATAAACACTCAATATCTGTTTCTGCAGCAGAAACTATAACTTTTTAGCAGTCTAATAATAATGCTAGCTCACAAACGACAAAAGGGCCTCACCAAGCAGAAATGATCTTATTTGCATTTGAGTTTATAAACCCCTGGAGCAGGTTATTCTAGGATAGAAGTAAGTgttaagttgttgttgttgtcctcGCCTGCCTCTTGTAGCGAGCTGCTAGCGGCGCCACTCTGGCTGCTGCTAGTCAGCGCAAGTTACTGCATCTAAACGGAAATACGCACGACTTgtcttcaaaataaaggttttcAACAGCTAAAAGGTGAACCCTTATTAAGTACACTATTAGGAATATGAAAGTCAACTATTGGCAAATATTTAAGACTAAACGTTTTGCAGGCCAACAACATGACATCAGATAACTTGAGATACTATTCAATTTCTAATTAGTGTAATTTGAGTCTGTTgtaaatgcatttcatttttcatttcaatttcaaaaataaaataaagaaaaagaatgatcataccaacaagtggacagtcagaaacaagtagtatttacatacaatgaaaagcataagaaaaataaattgtcaaacacttgatgctttgatttacatattcgaaaaggagtgagaagaaatataaacttttttaatcccaccccttctccataaatcaattattaattattgacCAGCTTTCTTATTGAGCCATaaatatactctaattaaattctactaaatttgtctaactataaataatagtatttataattattctaactatatttattacctttaatctgtgtcatacagaaatataaatgaattactgatataattatccatAGCATTAACTTGTTATGCCCCGACACATATAATTTAGAGGCGCATTACTCACAATGCATTTTTAAGCATATCTGCTTGCCACTAATATGTGTTGTAAAATCTATTTAAATGCTTTATCTATCAGGTGTTCTCAGCTGCTACTCTTTGGATTACTACTCAAGTATGGTTTTactctttttattttctattaacttatttgttgatttaatctattattactcttgtatttttgtattattattattttttttgttatgtgtttttttaaattatattatttatttgtatcattaatatatatatatatatatatatctgtatatatatatatatatatatatatatatatacacacacacacacacatatatatatgtgtatatatatatatatatatacacatatatatacacatatatatatatgtgtatatatatatatatatatacacatatatatacacatccatatatatatatatatatatatatacacacatccatatatatatatataccaaggTGTGTTGTATGGACATCTTGATGTAATAGCCTGGATGTTACATTCTGTATGTTACAAAATACTCTAGTATCCAGTCTTACTGTTTTACAATTGCGATTTTtagtttctatctatctatctatctatctatctatcaatcaatcaatcattgtTTTTTCCCCACTGGTTATCCTTTCTTTGTCATTGTCATAAAAAATAACAGATTCTCACTATCAAAGTAGGTTGTAGCAGTTATATTAGTTGCCATAACTGTAGAAGGAGTAGTAGAAATAAAAGTAaacttattgtttatttattattaatttcttcttcttattttttttaactctattcattctttttatcattattatttattttcttaattttatctcaattttgaatgttgaagtcgttttctctagtgtacttaatgagtttgtctataaaCTCAACTACTTacaaattggtttataaactattgtaattacgaactgtaaattgcatatatgaaaacaaccatGAAAATAAAGTATGGTTTTACTCTGAAGAACCTAACCGGAAACGCCCGTTGTTATTAAGAAACCTTGACAACGGATTGGCTAGCAACCATGCTACTAGAAACATCAGCTAGCACCGTTGATTGTTGATAGCACACTGGTTAGCCTAGCATGCTACTAGCATGTTAGCAggcatgtttgtttattatacCGCAGCACACGGGTTTACTGACCACCTAGTTCGTTAAGTAGCGACACaataacgtaatgtaacaatgaAATATACTGGTTGGCGAGTGATCGCTTGATAGTTTATAACTGCAGAGGAATTAAAGGTTTGTAAACAGCTATCGTTAgcactaagctaagctagcagaGAGCCCTGCCTCTCTGGGCTGAGTTACCGTGCCAGCGGTGAGATGAGCAGATCCTCTACGTCTCCCGAGTCCTCCGCAGAGATTACACCAGCTGCTTACAGGAACATGGTGAGTAACAGTCcttgtatgcatgtatgtagcTTTACATCCTCACACTCAGAGCTCAGGATCAAGTCAAAGCTCAGAGTCCGTGTCGAGTCTCTGGAGCCTCTTCACGCTCCTCTCACTGTTTCCTTCAGTGGCGCGCTGCGCATGCGCAACATGAGGTGTTCATATTTAACTGTTCCAGCTACtaaatgatattattattaaataaaagtattattataGCACTATTATTACAGCTGATATTAGGCGAATATAACCactatgttttatatatatatatatatatatttgtggggaaaaaacaaggtatagatagatggatagatggatagatagatagatagatagatagatagatagatagatagatagatagatagatagatagatagatagaaactaAAAATGGCAATTGTGAAACAGTAAGACTGTGGACACTAGAGTAttttgtaacatacataatgTAACATCCAGCCTATTACATCAAGATGTCCTTACAACACACACCttggcctatatatatatatatagatattatctGTCCACATTAACATCAATATATTGTTTCTAGTTTTCTAGGGTTCAAGGTTAACGGttctttatttatcatttgCCAATTCCaacaaagcagtcattggcaatgaggggcttaatataaacataagtaaatataaaatagtaatgtaaatgtaaatttgtaattttgtggaaggcagtatttcagatgggaaaactgaatgtaaacaggatgtagtatgtatatgaatgattagaagtaatatatgtacacGAAGATGTAAACAGGAATCTAGTAATAATGAGAAGAACTAAAAtatatacacagaggtgtaaacagtaATGTTGTATGTACAAagaagtaatatatatatatatataggtagcAGGTAGGACAAAAATATTTTCTAATAGCATATAAACAACTGCAAACATGATGGCAGCAGAGGGAAATGTTTCCACATTCAGTTTATTATACGTTTAATTTAAATTGTATAAAATGACAAGACAGTTTTATTTTACCTCCAACACCACAGCTGCTCATTGTACACTTTATGTTCTCCTCTGCTGTTAATGAGGTCCTAATTAGTGAAGTGCTGCATCAGCTGCTGTGATGTTTAGTTAGAATCAAAAGTAGATGTTGTTTATCCTCAATTTGCCTTTATCATTATAtccacacgcacacgcacacgcacacaaacttTAAATGCCCCACTGGTTACCAATTTGTCCCAATTACAGATGTGAATATTACCCAGTGACAAGCTGCACAATGATGATTAATTATCAGCTTTGGTGGCTAATGTACTTGGCATGCTCCCATAATTTGACTTTAATTGTCtatcatctctctttctctttgtttctctttctcatCTCTATCCTCATTtagctctctcttctctgtttctttctttcaaataaataaaagctccATTGAGGAAGTTGAGAGGGAAATGGTTTTCTTTTGATTCTCTGTggcttgttttcctcttcaTTTGTCAGTTGCCCTGTATTGTGACAGAGCAGCACAAAGAGATAAATAAGAAAGAGGCAGAATTAACAATGTTCAAGAACCACAAGAGGGAGTGGGGTCACAATAAGAAGAGTGAGAATGTATCACTGTCACATTGTTTTGCATAAACATATTGATGAAGGGCTTTGTGGGACACTTACAATGTGGTATACGTCCACAGTTGACATCCACTTGTAGTGTAGTTCCCTATATTGACCAGCAGAGTGCAGTAAACACCAGCCTATAAACTCTGCTCTGCACTGGTGTCCTCTGAGCAGGACCAGGAGAGGGTGGGATCATTTTGTGagttttttatgtttaactTGGTGAGAAAAATATTGGAATTAATGTTCATCAACTTCAGATATTAAGTTGTCACAGAAGTGAATCAAATCttgacaaaatgtaatgtactgAATGAGTGAAAGGCAAGAGGAGACAAAAGCAAAGCAAACTAACACAAGGTACAGGGCTGGATCCATACTGTGGGTGTCAAAACATATTATATCAATTATAAAATTAAATCAATCAGACAATGCTCTCATGTGTTGATAGCCCTTTTACAAAAACGGAGCTGAGTCAAACACCATGcaaatatttgatttgatttgattgttattgtgtcatgcataAATGAGATATGCCCAGCCCAAACGGGTTTACAAgacaccatttttttaaaaacaaagaaaagacgAAGGCAGGAACCAGAGaacataaattacaaataatactaAACAAAGAGGCCATCCTGATGTTTTTTCCAAGCTTGAGAAACAAAAGTAGACAACTTATACACATTAAAATTAAATAGCCATTCCATTCTGTCATCATCCGTACACCAAACATTTCTGGATTTgagacatttaatttaatatagaAATTCTTAACTCATCATAGtatggacaaaacaaaagaaaatgtgattaattttcaACTTCTCCTAATTTGCATAATTCACACAACCTGTTGTCCTCCtggatgtttttaaatctgCCAACTTCAAGGGCCGGAGGAAGGATTCCTCTTCTCAGCTGTGACAAATAAAGACCGTTGACTCCTTGATTAATTTGCTATAACATAAGATCATAAGATCAGCTGCTACTATGTGGATTA from Sebastes fasciatus isolate fSebFas1 chromosome 6, fSebFas1.pri, whole genome shotgun sequence includes the following:
- the LOC141769068 gene encoding mothers against decapentaplegic homolog 4-like, translating into MSITNTPTSNDACLSIVHSLMCHRQGGESETFAKRAIESLVKKLKEKKDELDSLITAITTNGAHPSKCVTIQRTLDGRLQVAGRKGFPHVIYARLWRWPDLHKNELKHVKYCQFAFDLKCDNVCVNPYHYERVVSPGIDLSGLTLTTGPSSALMVKDEYDFDGPQSLPSIDGGHSIQTIQHPPSAGRPAPSEPFATPNLLPPAEASTSASTSSFPAIAAGSGSASATWSRNSNFTPNIPHHTNGHLQHHPPMPHPTHYWPVHNELAFQPPISNHPAPDYWCSIAYFEMDVQVGETFKVPSSCPIVTVDGYVDPSGGDRFCLGQLSNVHRTEAIERARLHIGKGVQLECKGEGDVWVRCLSDHAVFVQSYYLDREAGRAPGDAVHKIYPSAYIKVFDLRQCHRQMQQQAATAQAAAAAQAAAVAGNIPGPGSVGGIAPAISLSAAAGIGVDDLRRLCILRMSFVKGWGPDYPRQSIKETPCWIEIHLHRALQLLDEVLHTMPIADPQPLD